In one window of Leptospira sp. GIMC2001 DNA:
- a CDS encoding alpha/beta hydrolase family esterase yields MNRYVFSNPISLSEIFVRMVKITILLNLFLIFGCHHIRDYRISQRVNVLSKTIFSGGIKRSYHIYIPNSVIDTTQNSDLNQDNSIQKIQNTVNHNKYGLILFLHGRYGTGRQAMIQSDFNSVADKHKLIIIYPDGFDRSWADGRGGTPADRKGIDDVGFIEEIIKNSLVDYPIDESRIFISGHSNGGFMTQRMLLEKTELFRAGASVVSQLSENLLRKYRPSKPLSVLFINGTEDPLVPYYGGYVSDNGLILSAEESFDRWVQWNGCIGKGSISKQNSNLSDKTSLVYNLHNNCDNNTSVGIIKIIGGGHSWPGKMDEIPFIDLGNPTYEINGADTIWNFFESI; encoded by the coding sequence ATGAACAGATATGTTTTTTCTAACCCAATATCTCTTTCTGAAATTTTTGTCCGTATGGTTAAAATAACTATTTTACTCAATCTTTTTCTTATTTTTGGATGCCATCATATAAGAGACTATCGTATTTCTCAAAGAGTGAACGTTCTGAGTAAGACTATTTTCTCAGGTGGCATAAAGAGAAGTTACCATATCTATATTCCGAATTCGGTGATTGATACGACTCAGAACTCAGATCTAAACCAGGATAATTCAATTCAGAAAATTCAAAATACTGTTAATCATAACAAATATGGTTTAATTCTATTCTTACATGGAAGATACGGAACTGGAAGACAAGCGATGATCCAATCCGACTTCAATTCCGTAGCTGATAAACATAAGTTAATTATAATATATCCGGATGGTTTTGATCGAAGCTGGGCTGACGGAAGAGGAGGAACGCCTGCTGATCGCAAAGGAATCGATGATGTCGGATTTATTGAAGAAATAATTAAAAATTCATTAGTCGATTATCCAATTGATGAATCCAGAATCTTTATAAGCGGACATTCAAATGGGGGATTTATGACCCAAAGAATGCTGCTAGAAAAAACAGAATTATTCCGTGCAGGAGCAAGCGTTGTATCTCAACTATCTGAAAATTTGCTTAGGAAATATAGACCATCAAAACCCCTATCTGTCTTATTTATAAATGGTACAGAAGATCCACTTGTTCCTTATTATGGAGGTTATGTGTCCGATAATGGACTGATACTAAGTGCCGAAGAAAGTTTTGATCGATGGGTTCAGTGGAATGGTTGCATCGGCAAAGGTTCCATTTCAAAACAAAACTCGAATCTTTCGGATAAAACTTCTCTAGTATACAACTTGCACAACAATTGTGATAATAATACATCAGTTGGAATCATAAAAATCATAGGTGGCGGACACTCTTGGCCTGGTAAAATGGACGAGATTCCTTTTATTGATTTAGGCAATCCTACTTATGAGATAAATGGAGCTGATACGATTTGGAATTTTTTTGAATCAATCTGA